The Phragmites australis chromosome 13, lpPhrAust1.1, whole genome shotgun sequence DNA window TGGTTAAATGTAGAAGGTAAAATGTTCTGAATTCTCATGTACCGGCTAGTGAGAATGAAATATTTGGTTTTGTATTGGGATGCATATGTCCTTAAATATGGCGTGAGGAATTCTAAGATCAAGCTGTAATACTTGGTTTCGATGTTTTCTCAGAGGAGGGCTGTCTAAGACCACTTACAATTTCTTCTCGTGCATTAGTTGCGTTTTCTTCCAGAGTTTCTAGCCCCTGCAGTTAATGTTCATGCATTTTCTCCGTACTTAACTAGTGGTAACGGTTTTGATTCTTGGCTGCAGTGATCTGACAGCTAGAACAGCTGAGAACATGACTGTTGACCTGTTGGGAGTTGGGACTATTCAGTTCTTGGATCCCACTTACAAATAGCAACACTGTTGCTGCAACAGTATGATATATACCAAGCGGCGAACCGTTACTGGTATTATCTAGCTGCTCTGCTAGAAGCCCAAAACATGTTCATGCATGCAGGCAAACTTGTCTTTATTGGTATGGCAATCGGCGTCGGCGACTCTTTCTCTGCACCAACTGACACTGCATCAGCGAAATTCTGCCGTTGTCAATTGCTCGTTCCATGATGGGATCGATCATTGGCTACTAGACTGCTGCTACCAGTATAGCCTATGATTACCAACCAACCAATTCGACCCAGACTTCCACTGATAGCCAGGTGACCCAACCCATGGTGTGGTACACCACGTTGTCCACGTGCGGTGCCGCACATCTGCTCTGCCTATCCGCCTCCGCAGCGCGCGACGGCAGTTTGCCGATGCATGGGCGCAACGCGCACCACCACAACCCGTCCCCGGCGCAACGTTCCGgcgggcgcgcgcgcgcgaatCACGCCGCGGCGCGCGCAACCACTCCACGGCAGATCACGTACGCGCGCGGGGGCGGGCGCCAGCAGGCGGCAGATCCGCCGCGAGGGTCTTGCGCCAATGCGCATCCACGGCGCGCGCGCGGTGTCTGCGCTGTGGGCCGCTGGTCTTCCGCCGCTCATCAAGTGGTGCGCGTTTCGTTTCGTTGTACGGGCCGTACGATCGACTGCGGCGTCGATAGTTTTTCGATTCCTAGTGTGCGTTCTGGCCGGACTGTTGTGTCTCTGCTCCCTAGGAAGATGGGCGTACCGGGACGGTTTCGTTGCTGGGGTGAGCCCTGGTGAGTTCTCTGCTGGTCTGGCCTCTGGATTGGTCAGCTGCTCAGCTCAAGCTGGCATGGCACGCGTGCATGTAACATGTTTCAGTGGAGGACAAAAGTGGGCTCATTTCGACCATGGGCCTATTCTTGTCCCTCCATTCCGCGGGACAGAAGATATACATGAATGGGCTTTGAGTGGTGGTGAATAGTGGCCATCACCTCATCTCTACCAGATTCAAGTCTGCTCGCTGAAGGAGCCAtcgaagtttttttttctttccttctgtCTTTCTTTGAGAGGAACGAATCGTCAAACTAGTAAGCCGATTTACTTTTGCCCAAGAAGATAGAGGAGGTCGATTAACTGCGTGCGCAACGGATTCATTGGTGGATCACGACGGGTTGAATCCGAGAAGGCGAGCCGCTCCCCAACTCCAACAGCTCCAGCACGCAAGCCGCCTGCTTTCGCTTGCTGCGCTGACTACGATATCTGCTCGGTTATCATTGGTTACTAACTAATTTAGTTTGTATCGTATTTAGAAACCGAGTGGTTACTGTTCaaacttaaattcaaaatttaaaaataatttttttaataaaattcaaTTAGTTTCTACTAAATTATTGTAAGTTACCGTGATTACCAACCCCAGATGGTTTTCAAGGATCTATCCAATTTGTGGACCCTATCCAGCGAGGCCACAAGCGCTCGCTGATGCTCAAAGAGAAACAGAAGAATGACAGTTTACTGTTGTTTGGGACATGAACCGAGAATTCCCTGTACGAAACAAGTTGAGCACAAAAGGAGCTGATGCCAACGCTGTTCAGTAGCTGCAACCCGTCAGTCATTCGACCAGTCAATTGAAACCAATTTATGCACAGATCTATTTTACAGAATATGCGTAGTTTTTTATGTACATCACCGCGCGCACTAAACTGTATTGAAGCTATACCTCCTAAGATATTGCAAACCAGGTGAAGCGAATTTACAGACTGAAAGAACACTAACTAAATCACGTTGGTACAACGTCAGCGAAAGGGACTGAAACTTGTGTGAAGAACATCTTCAAGGAAAGGCACAGCATTATCAGCTGGACGAGACCAAAGAGGGATACTTCGAAGGTTCTGCTTTGCATCTTCAGGGTTTCGGTCGTCCCAAAGAGCTCCTTCTCACGGGCCTCCAGCTTGTCCACCTGTTCCTTCAGCATGATGATCTTGTTCTCCGTGTCTCGCAGCTTGAGCATCATTTTCGTGTTGTCCCCGGCAGACAACTTGTGCTCCTCCAAGGCGATCTGATCCTCTGCCCGGACTTGCCAATTCTGTCTTGCCTTCACCATCACCAGACACTGAATTTCGGCTTGTATTTTGTCCTGCAGTTGGCGTTCGACCTCCATCTCCAACTGATCAATGTTAGCGGCGTCGTCCTCCAGCATTGGTCTGTGTGCACTATCGATAACTATTTGAAGATTGGATATCCTTAAATCTTTTTCTCTGAT harbors:
- the LOC133888672 gene encoding uncharacterized protein LOC133888672 — protein: MSMSYDGDRSEDRQSEEVQSAYKRFNEVNEEMVVRRNFSLGHSGEQNDENEWSWVLQDTDGDPLAESVSSLHTTQEVLESGIQKLSELNKEFEAEESSCGNKDQDVIVLPYTEVDVLEMKMEHLEQKLKEASNTIREKDLRISNLQIVIDSAHRPMLEDDAANIDQLEMEVERQLQDKIQAEIQCLVMVKARQNWQVRAEDQIALEEHKLSAGDNTKMMLKLRDTENKIIMLKEQVDKLEAREKELFGTTETLKMQSRTFEVSLFGLVQLIMLCLSLKMFFTQVSVPFADVVPT